From the genome of Cryptococcus neoformans var. neoformans B-3501A chromosome 1, whole genome shotgun sequence, one region includes:
- a CDS encoding hypothetical protein (HMMPfam hit to PDT, Prephenate dehydratase, score: 96.8, E(): 5.1e-26), translating into MSPEPPAKRMKETKRVEMAFLGPRGTYGEQAARAFATSYSDPIDLVPCTTITDVYNHSAPLIVLPLENTLQGCVLETLDCLLSVLKPSKPEDPKPLERKIVADFVLPIRHCLVVRKGTKMEQIKWVRSHEQALGQSSSFLAERLPGVKLEKWSSTAGAAVSLLQNTGNADDKGAAICSKAVLDLYPDHLEVLHEGTQYGNENYTRFILLTVPAPTIVPKSDKQLSSADRTSFIAVPNPSLGAILLSLHPSSSASSSVSVTAIHTRPAVEGMAHKDEKFPRWCLLEVVNEPTKEMEDAVSLGSLRESLGPEILCK; encoded by the exons ATGAGCCCCGAGCCCCCCGccaagaggatgaaggagaccAAAAGGGTAGAGATGGCCTTCCTTGGTCCAAGGGGCACTTACGGCGAGCAG GCAGCGAGGGCATTTGCGACTAGCTATAGCGATCCTATAGACCTTGTGCCATGTACCACCATCACCG ACGTGTACAACCATTCTGCGCCTCTCATCGTACTTCCTCTAGAGAATACTCTCCAAGGATGTGTCTTAGAAACCCTCGATTGTCTCCTCTCAGTACTTAAACCTTCGAAGCCCGAAGATCCGAAACCTCTTGAGCGGAAAATTGTAGCCGACTTTGTGCTCCCCATACGGCATTGCCTTGTCGTCAGAAAGGGTACAAAGATGGAACAAATCAAATGGGTCAGGAGCCATGAACAAGCTTTGGGAcagtcctcctcctttctaGCCGAGAGATTACCAGGTGTCAAGCTGGAGAAGTGGTCTTCAACTGCTGGAGCGGCAGTGTCTTTGCTTCAAAATACAGGCAATGCGGATGACAAGGGCGCTGCGATATGTTCGAAAGCTGTTTTGGATCTGTATCCTGATCATCTCGAGGTGCTACACGAAGGTACACAATATGGCAATG AAAACTACACTCgtttcatccttctcacaGTGCCGGCCCCTACCATCGTCCCAAAGTCGGACAAACAGCTTTCTTCTGCCGATAGAACATCCTTCATTGCCGTACCCAACCCATCATTAGGCGCCAtacttctctctctccatccatcttcatccgcaAGCTCATCAGTAAGCGTGACAGCTATACATACCCGACCCGCAGTAGAGGGCATGGCACATAAAGATGAAAAGTTCCCTAGGTGGTGTCTCTTGGAGGTCGTTAATGAGCCGAccaaagagatggaagatgcgGTATCGCTTGGGTCTTTGAGGGAGAGTTTGGGACCGGAAATTTTGTGCAAGTGA
- a CDS encoding 60S ribosomal protein L34 (Match to ESTs gb|CF193149.1|CF193149, gb|CF187344.1|CF187344, gb|CF186695.1|CF186695; HMMPfam hit to Ribosomal_L34e, Ribosomal protein L34e, score: 190.6, E(): 3.1e-54): protein MAQRVTLRKRQPYNTTSNRRRVVKTPGGKLVVHHLKKIASAPKCGDCGLALPGIPVLRPRQYATLSKRQKTVNRAYGGSCCAPCVKQRITRAFLIEEATIVKRMLKDKAAARK, encoded by the exons ATGGCCCAGCGAGTCACTCTCCGCAAGCGACAGCCTTACAACACCACCTCCAACAGGAGGAGGGTCGTCAAGACTCCCGGAGGCAAGTTGGTCGTTCACcacttgaagaagattgct TCTGCCCCCAAGTGCGGTGACTGTGGTCTTGCTCTCCCTGGT ATCCCCGTCCTCCGACCCCGTCAAT ACGCTACCCTTTCCAAGCGTCAAAAGACCGTCAACAGGGCTTACGGTGGTTCTTGCTGCGCTCCCTGCGTTAAGCAGCG AATTACCCGAGCTTTCTTGATTGAGGAGGCTACCATTGTCAAGCGAATGCTCAAGGACAAGGCCGCTGCTAGGAAGTAG